One Callithrix jacchus isolate 240 chromosome Y, calJac240_pri, whole genome shotgun sequence genomic region harbors:
- the LOC144581314 gene encoding testis-specific chromodomain protein Y 1-like, translating to MAFKAAADKHIRISADPDTEQDGIENRTHTQPPVSQMSDSVTAAMATESDNKESIGVLMDPSTANGTTNRHTSVRRVKGGTKEIIDERKDQPSTKRMYFISLKESDNRYRDIAVKKDERFTHILLSTISTEKNALNTEVIKEIMNALERATVDDSKLVLFSAPGSVFRAGLDFGYIVKNLRNDRNRRSPEMVDIKSFVNVFIHFFKNLLSYLSTAQPLN from the coding sequence ATGGCGTTTAAGGCGGCAGCAGACAAACACATCAGAATTTCAGCAGATCCTGACACAGAACAGGATGGAATAGAAAACAGGACCCACACACAACCACCAGTGTCTCAGATGTCTGACTCAGTTACTGCTGCCATGGCCACAGAGTCAGATAACAAAGAAAGTATAGGGGTATTGATGGACCCTTCAACAGCCAATGGGACAACAAACAGGCATACATCTGTTCGGAGAGTGAAAGGTGGGACAAAAGAGATTATTGATGAGAGAAAAGACCAGCCTTCTACCAAGAGGATGTATTTCATAAGCTTAAAAGAAAGTGACAACAGATACAGAGACATTGCAGTCAAGAAAGACGAGAGATTCACCCACATATTGCTATCCACTATATCAACAGAGAAAAATGCACTGAACACGGAAGTTATTAAAGAAATCATGAATGCTCTGGAAAGGGCTACTGTGGATGACAGCAAGCTTGTGTTGTTCAGCGCCCCTGGCAGTGTCTTTCGCGCTGGTCTTGATTTTGGGTACATTGTGAAGAATTTAAGGAATGACAGAAACAGAAGGAGCCCTGAAATGGTGGACATTAAGAGCTTTGtgaatgttttcattcatttttttaaaaacttactgtcGTATCTGTCAACGGCCCAGCCACTAAACTAG